The nucleotide window GAAATTTCATCTTCCTGATTCCAAGTTTCATCACAAGTATAAAAAGAAGCTACTTCCATTCCGTCAAAACCAAATGAATTGAAAATAGCATTGTGTAAATCTTCTAAAGTATCTTCTGAAAGTATTGCTATGTCTCTGAAAATGTCTTCTTCTGCATCTAGAATGACTCTGAATTTATAAACCATAATCTTAATTTTTATTGAAGGAGCAAATGTAAAGCTTAATTTTAGAATTTAATTTATGAATTGGGTTTTGTTGAAAAGATTTTTGGTTATGTTATTCGTTATTTCATCACATTGTAATCTTTTATAGTTTTTATAACTAATGTTTCTACCATATCGTAACTCATCCCAAACTGTTTTTCTAAAACGGAATTAAAATTAGCTTTGTTAGAATTGTACAATTCCCAAATTCCTTTTTCACCCTGTTTTTCATACACAAGTTTACAAATCACGCCTCCAGTGACATATAAAATATTGTTGTCAAATTCGTTACGGAGTTTAAAAGTCATTATGTCTTCAATAGTAAGGTTGTTTTGTTTTTGAAATGTTTTTGAAACACCTTTTAGGGCTTCTTCAAAAGTTGTATTGCCTCCGGGGCCTGCTAACCAAGTAGCTAGACCTTCTGTAACAATCATTGGACATCCAGCATCACCATTTTTTGGAATAGGGAATAACATGTGAATAAATTCATGAGGAAAATAGGCCTTTCCATAAGTGGTAAAAATTTCTTTTGTAGAAGTAAATGTTTGACCACCTAAATAAGACATCCAATAATCAAAATTGTAGAGTTTACCCATTGCATCAGGATTTGGTAACAGATAATAAGTAAAAGGCTCTACTTTAACGTTAAATTGTTTTGCTATTTTTTCGCAAAAAACTACCGACTTAGCAGCTTCCTCTTTGTTGAAAACACAATCGGGATGAACTACATAATTAATGAATTTGTACTGATGTTTTTCCCATTTTTGGGTGTCATATAAGATTGTGTTTTCTAATTTAAATTCTCCTTTGTTATTTCTTACAGCATATAATTTGGTAATCCAATCTGGGGTATATTTATCATATTCTGCATCAGGACATTTTTGTTCAAAAATAGTTTTTATCTGATATCTGTTTATCGCAATACTATCAATTTGTAATATTTTAGGTGTATAGGAACTAAAATACTTAATTGAATTACTATAAACAAACATCAAATTGGAAGATCTGTCAGGTCTTAATTTATTTTTCACATAATATTTAGCTTCATCAACATTCCAATTTGGATTTTGATAAATACTATCAGGTCTTGAATTAAGGTAGTTTTTATACATATGATATACTTGTTTAATTGCAACCTTGGAAGTATCTACTCTGGCTGAAATATTTGGTGTAATGGTTTGTGCTTTAGAACTTATACTCGTTAAAATAATTAAAAGGAGCAATTGATATTTTTTCATTTGTTTAAAATTGATAATTCGTTGATAATATTTTAGCCTTATCCCTCAAAAAAAACTTTGCAAGTAGCGGCAAGTTTTGGGTTTCGGTAAGTTTGTTATTACTGAATGTAGTTTGAGTAAGAATTAAAAGAAAGAGTAACAAGGTTTTTTCATATGGGGGTTCTTTTAAAAGTGAGATAAGTTTTATCAAAAATAGAATTATAAATTTCAAATGCAACCATATTCAAACAAAAAATGCACAAAATTCACTAATAAATCTGTGAAAATTTGTGCAATTTGTTGAGAAATTTTGCTTTAAGGACTTCTTGTCTTTACGATCAAATTTTTATAGCTTTTGAAATCCTCTTTCTAAGCTGATGGTATTTTTTATGAGTTGGATAATATCTATTTGGAGTCATGTTGTTAAAAATCAATGCGGTAAAAAGCAAAATCAAAACACCTAACAGAACCGGCGAAAACACATACATATACCCTAAGGCCTTTATTTTGTCAGAACCAATGATGGCAATCAAAGCTGTCGCTCCTCCCGGTGGGTGCAGCGTTTTGGTTATCTGCATCAGAATAATGGCAAATGAAACGGCGAGGGGAGCGGCTATCCAAATAATATCCGGAATCAATTTATGAACGGTAACTCCAATTAAGGCCGAAATTAAATGTCCGCCAACCAAATTTCTAGGTTGCGAAAACGGACTTTGTATAATTCCATAAATCAATACACTCGACGCTCCAAAAGAACCAATCAGGTAAACCGCGTCATTTCCTTTAAAGTGGATGGATTGAATATAAGCAAGAATTCCAATACCAACAAACGAGCCTAAAAATGACCAAAATTGTTCTTTATAATCGACTAAAGTTTCTTTGTAAAGGATGTATTTTGTTTTGCGATAAGTTCGCTTTATTTTTTGAACAGGCATGAGGTAACTTTATTTTACTGAACGTGTTGTTTTACTAAACTTGGTGAGTAGGTATAAACGGTAAAAGGGTAAATCATTTTTGCGGTGTATTTAGAAATCAAACAAACCACCAAAATTGGTATAAATAGTGTGTAATTATTCGTCAATCCGCAGACAAGGAAAATAGAGGTAAAAGGAGCATGAATACTTGCACTAAGAACTGCTGCCATTCCGATGACGATAAAATTAAGCGGAATAACATTGGCTGAAAAATAAGTGTTTAAAACCATTGCAACCAATAGCCCTAAAAAAGCCCCAATAAAAAGACTCGGCGCAAAAACACCTCCGTCTCCTCCTGAAACGAGAGTTGCAGATGTGACAATAGGTTTTAGAACTAGGATTCCGATAAATGTTAAGACTAGCGAAAAGCTTAATTGCATTTCGTTTGGATTAGTGGTCAATTCTTTGATCGAATGATATCCTTCGCCGTAAAGTTGAGGGAATAGGAGCAAAGAGATGCTTAGAATACAAGAACCAATAATGATTTTATAATAATGGGTATCTATTTTTGAAAACTGATTTTTGAAAAATAGAACGCATCGGGTTAAATACACCGAGAAAAAACCCGCCAAAATTCCCAAAAGAATAAAATACGGGATTGCCTTCAAATACCAAGTGGTAATATTTACAATAAACAATGGTTTTTCGTCCAAGATGAAAATAAGTCCGAAAGCGGTAAGAACCGCGATCAAATTTGTGATTAAAAATGTCTTCGTTACTTTTCTTGAAATCACTTCCAAAGCAAAAAGAATCCCCGCAATTGGACTGCTGAACAAAGCGGTGATTCCTGCTGCAACTCCGGCACAAATTAATTCGGTTTTATATTCCTTGAAAACGTTTTGTTTTCTTTGGGCTACAGAACCAATTGTTGCCGATGCGACAACTGTGGATACTTCGATTCCTGTTGAACCTCCAAAAATTACGGTTAACAATCCATTGATGAAGTGGGACGAAATTTTATAATTGGGTAAATTCTGCGATTTGGAAGCAGTGCTTTCAAAGATTTCCTTAATTCCTTTGTTTTCTTTTTTCTTAAAAAGATATTCCCTCAGAAAGTAAATGACAGACAATCCAAATATTGGGAAAAAGATATAATACAAAGGATTTATCGTCGCCTGATGGGCAAATATTCCTTCATAATATTCAGTCAATCTTTTTAAGGCAATACCTAAAAATGCAGATAGAAAACCAATTAAAATAGATACAACAACTAATTTTTGCAGTTTTGTAAATTGAAAATTACGTACAGTTGGAATCATTTTCTTTTTTTTAACCGAATCGGTTGGATTAATTTTGATAAAAACGAACCTTTAAATTAGATAAAAATGTCCGTTTTAATTTTTGAGAATTACAAAATTAGATAAACAAAATCGGAAATGGTTAAAATCTCAATGATAATTGCCCTGTTTTGTGATTTTTTTAAGAAATGCATTTAGCAAAAAATAAACATATAAGTCATATAAGAGTATTAAAGTCTGATGTTTGACTCGAAAAAAATCTTTTGGATAAAAGAGCATATAAGAGTAAAAACTAAAGTTTAATAGTGTATTTATCTTTTATGGGCTAATTATTGAAGACAATACGAGTCTAAAGTGTTTGCCTTTGCTTACTTAAAAAACGTACATGACTTATATGGTGAAAATAGGAAATAGAGTTTAAAATGTTTATTTCTCATAAAACTCAATGGGAGTGTCATCCGGGTCAGCCATGAAGAAAAATTTCTTTTTGGTAAATTCATCAATACGAATTTCCTCAGCAGTGTAACCTTGTTCAATGATGTGTTTTCGGGTTTCCTGAATATCATCAACTTCAAAAGCCAAGTGACGTAATCCGGCAGCTTCCGGTCGGGAAACCCTTTTCGGCGGATTCGGGAATGAAAACAGTTCGATGATATAGTTTCCGTTAAGAGCTAAATCAAGTTTATAGGATTGTCGTTCTTCGCGGTAGATTTCTTGTGTGATTGTTAGTCCTAAAATCGAGGTATAAAAATGTTTTGATTTTTCATAATCGGAACAAATAATAGCGATGTGGTGAATTTTGTTTAATCTTATCATAAGTATATCATTGTTGATAATTTGGTATTTGGATTTAATGCTAATGTATTACAATCTATTTTCGGAATATGCATTTTGTGTTTGAAAAAATTATAGTGTGAATCCAATTCTGAATCCACCCCATTTATGTGTTCTTCCTGTTTTGAATTCCTTCGAAAGAGCAGAACGAGAATACTCGAGGTAAAATGTTTTGGAATGCAAAATTATTCCGAAATTTTTTTGAAAAGTAAATCTTTCCATATTCTCATTAGCGATAACATAGGGACTATTTTGATTAAAAAGACCACCTTGCAAACTAGCATCATATCCAACAACGGTAACAAGACCCTGCCAATAACCATAGATTTGGAAATTATTTTTGTTTTTTAGGGAAACGAAAGGGGAGTTGATTTTTCCAAAAGTAGTCGTCAATCCTCCTGATATATTTGTGTTCAGTGTTCCTAATCGGAGTTTTGCGTTAGAATTTAATGCAAATAAATTATTGAGTCGATACAATTGCTTCTCGTGTGAAATTTCACAATTTAGGATTAAATCATTTTGGATTTGGTATTGCCAACCATAAGGAGTTGTACCACTAATCCATTCGTGAATTTCAGTTTGTATTTCTCGGCCTAAAGCATAGGGACCAATAATTCCAATAGTTAGATTTGAAGAAAGTGTAGTTTTATGTATTGTATCAGTTGAAATTAAAAATGGTTTTAGCATGGCTGCTGCCGCAAAAGGTCTGTTATCATAAAGGATTTCGTTCGATTTGAGACTTGTTGGTGTAAAACCCATTTGTTCAAATGATGCCCCGTATTTTTGTTCGCTGTTTTTTAATTTTATAAACAATATATTTATTGGGTTTTTAAGCAATTTTGGACTTACCAATTCAAGATTGTGACCTTGGGTATAGTAATAATCGGTATTTGCAAAAAAGTCATTATCGTAATTATAACGAAAATAATGATTGCTTTTTATTTCCCTGAAAGAAGCTGTATTGTCAATTCTTTGGGAAAATGACAGTAAAGGTAAAAAGAGTAAACTAAGGGTGTAATATTTCTTATAGTCATGGATCCAAAAAAGTATGGTATTTTTTGAATTTTTTATCCATTTGAAAATAATGATATTAACTAGATAAATCATTGCAAGTAGATCATCGTTGGTAAGTTGGCTTCGGGATTTTGTTCCAATGCTTTGGTATGTAATTTATCAATTAGCTTTTTGGTGTTCTCTATCGAATTTATTCTAAAGAGAAAGAGCACTTCATTTTCATCATCGACATTTTGCCAAATATGTTCCAAAAACATTTCTTCGGAAGCATGAAAAGCTTTGTCTTTTTCCAAGACTTCTTTGATTGTCTGAAAAGGGACATTTCTGAGTTTTGCTAAAAGGTGTGGCATTTTCTTTGGGATTAAGGTTTTTGAAAATAAAGATTTTGATTTTTTATATACCATTAAGAAATTAAGTTTAATTAAGGCTTAATGATTCTTAATTTTAATGGTAAAAATGTTATTGCTTTATCTTGATTATTTCAAGAATGGTTAATTCTGAGATAGTTTTTTTACTGAAAACTAAAACTTGTTCTTCGCTATTTTCTCATGAATTTTTACTGTTTCCTGCAATGCTGCAGTACAATACCAAGGCGTTAATTCGGCTTCTAGTAAATTGGCTTTTATGGCCGGATCGGTTTCAACAAGAGCTTGGGCTTCTTCAATTGTTTCAACATTAAAAACATAAATACCCCTGTAATTTCGTTCGTTTTTCATAAAAGGCCCGGCAACAGCCAATTTTCCTTCTTTGGCTAATTTATTGATGTTGGCCATGTGACCTTCAAATAACTTTTGGGTTTCTTCTTTTGTGGCCGTTGTATTGGTGCCTGATTTTAGGAGACAAAATACATATTTTTTCATTCCGCGTTCATCTGCATTCAGGGATTTGGCGAGTTTTTCGTCATAAGCGGAATTCGCTTCCTGAGAGAAAAGCAGATTGAGATTAGTAAGAAGCAACAAGGTAAGGATAGCTTTTTTCATCAGTAGTTGGTTTTATATATCAAATTTACGAATTCTAAAGATTTATTAGATGCTTGATTTTGATTCTTAAATTTTTAGGTTTTGAAATTATCTGCAAAAATCTGCGAAATCTGCGTGCTTATTTTTTTCACGCAGATTTCGTAGATTTTTAATGTTGGCGCGACTTTTAAATACTCGTAAAAAACGAAAATCTTGATTTTTAGCCCCGATTGAAGTAGAAATCCTCTTGTGCTGGGGTTCAGTACAAGAGATTGTAGCGTAAAGCGGGAGTGAACTTGTGAAAAACACAAATGTTCTGCTCCAAAAAAATAACACTACAATTCATCCCTAATTTTCCGCAATTGGGTCAGAACAATTTCAGTTCCTTTTTTTTCTTAATGACATTTGTCTCATCAAAACCATAAATATGAAGACTTTATTTTTAGCATTTGTTTCGTTATTCAGTATTACACTTTTTTCCCAAACGACCATTTCAGGTAGAATTGTTAATGAAAAAGGAGTTCCGATCGCCGGTGTCAATGTTTATATCGAAGGCAGTTATGATGGCGCATCGACTTCGGAAAACGGTGATTTTGCTTTTGAAACCACCACCACCGGAAATCAAAATTTGGTGGCAAGTTCCTTGGTTTACGAAACGTCCAACACAATGATTGATGTGGCACATTTTAAAAACCAAACGATCAAACTTAGAGATAATGTTAATTCTCTTGATGCCGTTGTGGTTACTGCCGGATCGTTGGAATCCGGAAGTAAAGCGAGAGTTTCGGTTTTAAAACCGTTAGATATTGTGACTACTGCGGGTTCTGTTGGGAATATTGTGGCTGCGTTGCAAACTTTACCGGGAACGCAAGCGGTGGGTGAGGACGGGAGACTGTTCGTTCGCGGAGGCGAGGCCAATGAAACTCAAACTTATGTTGACGGAATGCGGGTGCCTCAGCCTTATAATTCGACTCCGAATAATTTGCCTAC belongs to Flavobacterium aquiphilum and includes:
- a CDS encoding HPP family protein; protein product: MPVQKIKRTYRKTKYILYKETLVDYKEQFWSFLGSFVGIGILAYIQSIHFKGNDAVYLIGSFGASSVLIYGIIQSPFSQPRNLVGGHLISALIGVTVHKLIPDIIWIAAPLAVSFAIILMQITKTLHPPGGATALIAIIGSDKIKALGYMYVFSPVLLGVLILLFTALIFNNMTPNRYYPTHKKYHQLRKRISKAIKI
- a CDS encoding chloride channel protein — its product is MIPTVRNFQFTKLQKLVVVSILIGFLSAFLGIALKRLTEYYEGIFAHQATINPLYYIFFPIFGLSVIYFLREYLFKKKENKGIKEIFESTASKSQNLPNYKISSHFINGLLTVIFGGSTGIEVSTVVASATIGSVAQRKQNVFKEYKTELICAGVAAGITALFSSPIAGILFALEVISRKVTKTFLITNLIAVLTAFGLIFILDEKPLFIVNITTWYLKAIPYFILLGILAGFFSVYLTRCVLFFKNQFSKIDTHYYKIIIGSCILSISLLLFPQLYGEGYHSIKELTTNPNEMQLSFSLVLTFIGILVLKPIVTSATLVSGGDGGVFAPSLFIGAFLGLLVAMVLNTYFSANVIPLNFIVIGMAAVLSASIHAPFTSIFLVCGLTNNYTLFIPILVVCLISKYTAKMIYPFTVYTYSPSLVKQHVQ
- the gloA2 gene encoding SMU1112c/YaeR family gloxylase I-like metalloprotein, whose amino-acid sequence is MIRLNKIHHIAIICSDYEKSKHFYTSILGLTITQEIYREERQSYKLDLALNGNYIIELFSFPNPPKRVSRPEAAGLRHLAFEVDDIQETRKHIIEQGYTAEEIRIDEFTKKKFFFMADPDDTPIEFYEK
- a CDS encoding lipid A deacylase LpxR family protein; its protein translation is MIYLVNIIIFKWIKNSKNTILFWIHDYKKYYTLSLLFLPLLSFSQRIDNTASFREIKSNHYFRYNYDNDFFANTDYYYTQGHNLELVSPKLLKNPINILFIKLKNSEQKYGASFEQMGFTPTSLKSNEILYDNRPFAAAAMLKPFLISTDTIHKTTLSSNLTIGIIGPYALGREIQTEIHEWISGTTPYGWQYQIQNDLILNCEISHEKQLYRLNNLFALNSNAKLRLGTLNTNISGGLTTTFGKINSPFVSLKNKNNFQIYGYWQGLVTVVGYDASLQGGLFNQNSPYVIANENMERFTFQKNFGIILHSKTFYLEYSRSALSKEFKTGRTHKWGGFRIGFTL
- a CDS encoding YciI family protein, with the protein product MKKAILTLLLLTNLNLLFSQEANSAYDEKLAKSLNADERGMKKYVFCLLKSGTNTTATKEETQKLFEGHMANINKLAKEGKLAVAGPFMKNERNYRGIYVFNVETIEEAQALVETDPAIKANLLEAELTPWYCTAALQETVKIHEKIAKNKF